One stretch of Elusimicrobiales bacterium DNA includes these proteins:
- the rodA gene encoding rod shape-determining protein RodA: MIFEPQEKGLHKARMDWLLVLAVLMITTIGTLAIMSATVALPAHAHIVRTHFIALPLAALLFMFGWSFNYQVYQDQWKILYGVLLAALVAVLLAGSYDRGSRSWFKLPFFSVQPSEPCRIAMILVFANYLDRNAARIRESGVLLKGVLLTVPFFYLLMKQPDFSACAITFPVIIGMLYCAGARMFHLIVILGYGFIAGSLPLLWTFLAMHPEWLEANGLLRGIYSLASFGLPTLYFCGGAALAAWLGWRLANKFRAYLPSLYFIGGALVVMAGFLTAVWAQNQLKEYQRKRFEVFLAPEVDPKGASYNLLQAQIGMGAGGFFGRGVFSGTQSRLGFVPERHTDFVLSVVGEEMGFIGTLGVLLLYLFMLRRIMDAGQVSRDQYGYLVCCGIFALFSVYMVINFGMLSGLLPVAGIPLPLVSYGGSNLVASLWAAGLVESVYARRMAIV, encoded by the coding sequence ATGATATTTGAGCCTCAGGAAAAGGGCCTTCATAAAGCCCGCATGGACTGGCTGCTGGTGCTGGCCGTGCTAATGATAACCACAATCGGCACTCTGGCTATAATGTCGGCCACGGTGGCCTTGCCGGCGCACGCGCATATAGTGAGGACGCATTTCATAGCGCTGCCGCTGGCCGCGCTGCTGTTCATGTTTGGCTGGAGCTTCAATTACCAGGTTTACCAGGACCAGTGGAAAATACTTTACGGGGTTTTGCTTGCCGCGCTGGTGGCGGTTCTGCTGGCCGGCAGTTATGACAGAGGCTCCAGGTCATGGTTCAAGCTGCCGTTTTTTTCCGTGCAGCCCTCCGAGCCGTGCCGCATCGCCATGATTCTGGTTTTCGCCAATTATCTTGACCGCAACGCCGCCCGGATACGGGAAAGCGGCGTTCTTCTGAAGGGGGTGCTGCTGACGGTCCCGTTTTTCTATCTGCTGATGAAGCAGCCGGATTTCTCGGCCTGCGCGATAACGTTTCCGGTCATCATAGGAATGCTCTATTGCGCGGGAGCGCGAATGTTTCATTTGATTGTAATACTGGGCTACGGCTTTATCGCCGGCTCGCTGCCGCTGCTGTGGACCTTTCTGGCCATGCACCCGGAATGGCTGGAGGCGAATGGGCTGCTGCGGGGAATATATTCGCTTGCCTCGTTCGGGCTGCCGACGCTGTATTTCTGCGGCGGCGCGGCGCTGGCGGCGTGGCTGGGCTGGCGGCTGGCCAACAAGTTCCGGGCATATCTGCCGTCGCTGTATTTCATAGGCGGCGCGCTGGTGGTGATGGCGGGGTTTCTGACCGCGGTGTGGGCGCAGAACCAGCTCAAGGAATACCAGCGCAAACGGTTTGAGGTTTTCCTGGCGCCGGAGGTGGACCCAAAGGGCGCCAGCTATAATCTGCTTCAGGCGCAGATAGGCATGGGGGCGGGAGGCTTTTTCGGCAGGGGCGTGTTTTCGGGCACGCAGTCGCGCCTGGGGTTTGTGCCGGAGCGGCACACGGATTTCGTGCTGTCCGTCGTGGGAGAGGAGATGGGTTTTATCGGTACGTTGGGTGTATTGCTGCTGTACCTGTTCATGCTGCGCCGGATTATGGATGCGGGGCAGGTTTCGCGGGACCAGTACGGCTATCTGGTCTGCTGCGGGATATTCGCGTTGTTTTCTGTGTATATGGTGATAAATTTCGGCATGCTTTCGGGGCTGCTGCCGGTGGCGGGGATTCCGCTGCCGCTGGTGTCCTACGGCGGCTCCAACCTGGTCGCGTCGCTGTGGGCGGCGGGGCTGGTTGAATCTGTTTACGCCAGGAGGATGGCCATTGTCTGA
- a CDS encoding Rne/Rng family ribonuclease, with protein sequence MKKKVGSSSSGGGGGGGGKAVKTEILANTSFEETRIAILEDGRLSELHWERRGSLNIVGNIYKAVVENVLPGISSAFANIGYEKNAYLYISDVLGGDKDPIDRLLKKGQEIMVQVNKDAIGTKGMKVTMDVSLPGRYLVLTPFQKFVGISKNIEEGEKRKRLTDIMARIASAHLVNMGCIVRTEAEDASESELEREIKYLSRQWDSIQKRFEAGRAPCLLHKDMDLILQVARDILSEEAGIYLLDNNEDYENVVEFVSKISPELKERVRHYTGKTPIFAAFNVEPEIENIRRTKLALPNGGTIIIQEAESLCAIDVNTGKFTGSKSQEDTVTQTNIEAAHEVAHQLRLRNIGGIIVIDFIDMKKAANRHRVVEALAQAVKRDRAKIRILPITRLGLVEMTRERKRESTVSLLTEECPECHGSGRVLSAESMRIKIQREIRNLTSGKPGGALRVVLHPMLAESLRSRHEVIERNIHRSMKIQADPQLTWEDYRIILE encoded by the coding sequence ATGAAAAAGAAAGTCGGAAGCAGCAGCAGCGGCGGCGGAGGCGGCGGAGGAGGTAAAGCCGTCAAAACCGAAATTCTGGCCAACACCTCTTTTGAGGAGACCAGGATCGCCATACTGGAGGACGGGCGCCTCAGCGAGCTGCACTGGGAAAGGCGCGGCTCGCTCAACATCGTGGGCAATATCTACAAGGCGGTGGTGGAAAACGTGCTGCCCGGCATCTCCAGCGCTTTCGCCAACATCGGCTACGAGAAAAACGCCTACCTCTATATTTCCGACGTGCTGGGTGGCGACAAGGACCCTATAGACCGCCTGCTCAAGAAAGGGCAGGAAATCATGGTCCAGGTCAACAAAGACGCCATAGGCACCAAGGGCATGAAGGTTACAATGGACGTCTCCCTGCCCGGGCGCTATCTGGTGCTCACGCCTTTCCAGAAATTCGTGGGCATATCAAAAAACATAGAGGAGGGCGAAAAGCGCAAGCGGCTCACCGATATCATGGCGCGCATAGCCTCCGCCCATCTGGTCAATATGGGCTGCATAGTCCGCACCGAGGCCGAGGACGCCTCCGAAAGCGAGCTTGAAAGGGAAATCAAATACCTCAGCCGGCAGTGGGATTCCATACAGAAGCGCTTTGAGGCCGGGCGCGCCCCCTGCCTGCTGCACAAGGATATGGACCTTATCCTCCAGGTGGCGCGCGACATCCTCTCGGAAGAGGCCGGTATTTACCTGCTGGACAATAACGAGGATTACGAGAACGTGGTGGAGTTCGTCTCCAAAATCTCGCCGGAGCTTAAGGAGCGCGTGCGCCATTACACCGGCAAAACCCCCATATTCGCCGCCTTCAACGTGGAGCCGGAGATAGAGAACATCCGCAGAACCAAGCTGGCCCTGCCCAACGGCGGCACCATAATCATACAGGAGGCCGAATCCCTCTGCGCCATAGACGTAAACACCGGCAAGTTCACCGGCAGCAAGTCGCAGGAGGATACCGTCACCCAGACCAACATAGAAGCCGCCCACGAGGTGGCCCATCAGCTGCGGCTCAGGAATATCGGCGGCATAATAGTGATAGATTTCATAGACATGAAAAAGGCCGCCAACCGCCACCGCGTGGTGGAGGCGCTGGCCCAGGCCGTCAAGCGCGACCGCGCCAAAATCAGGATACTGCCGATAACGCGGCTGGGCCTTGTGGAAATGACGCGCGAGCGCAAACGGGAAAGCACCGTCTCCCTGCTTACCGAGGAATGCCCGGAATGCCACGGTTCGGGCCGCGTGCTTTCCGCCGAGAGCATGCGCATCAAAATCCAGCGGGAAATCCGCAACCTCACCTCCGGCAAGCCGGGCGGCGCGCTGCGCGTGGTGCTGCATCCCATGCTGGCGGAAAGCCTGCGCTCCCGCCACGAGGTGATAGAGCGCAATATACACAGGAGCATGAAAATCCAGGCGGATCCGCAGCTTACATGGGAAGACTACAGAATTATATTGGAATAG
- a CDS encoding N-acetylmuramoyl-L-alanine amidase produces the protein MGRLQNYIGIAAALSLLCGAPALAARRAETPSEYGQIQVSESGEFRTAVKTLRLGGALLADARDTARALGGSAALSRGRLELRFAGLTVKLRMDSRQAVFGSAAKTLSAPVIMSGGKPFVPVEVFTAPELGAALSRSIDYNDTAKSLDIDKLWQVGGPDYSSLGPVTELSFELRGVSGYATAQPSPSTLEITIPGASAQSCETLPVNDGLVDRVSVSEAGGGVKISVYFENEKAVWNVSRDSGSLAVEVSVPELAAGAGGDTAKPQPPEAAAPPHRELETAATIQERLNIPDSIVDQCSGKRLIVIDAGHGGKDPGGSRRRGVVEKTLNLAVAKELSALFKNNAVFTALLTRATDYFIPLDGRCDIANSKTADMFVSIHANAHKRRSERGFEVYFMSEDAKDPWAKQVAASENAVRGLESASVPREGLLLHSLARAEYMNESAVLAGFIAASLAQKSPVRNRGVNQAPFYVLRGTYAPAVLVEMGFMTNPKEAALLSKASVQKKIAQGVYDGVMAYAKSKGWNKKK, from the coding sequence ATGGGAAGACTACAGAATTATATTGGAATAGCGGCGGCGCTGTCCCTCCTGTGCGGCGCGCCCGCTTTGGCGGCGCGCCGCGCGGAAACGCCTTCGGAATACGGGCAGATTCAGGTTTCCGAAAGCGGCGAGTTCAGGACGGCGGTAAAGACGCTGCGGCTTGGCGGCGCGCTGCTGGCCGACGCCAGGGACACCGCGCGCGCGCTGGGCGGCTCCGCCGCGCTGTCGCGCGGGCGGCTGGAGCTGCGCTTTGCCGGGCTGACCGTGAAGCTGCGCATGGATTCCAGGCAGGCAGTCTTCGGCTCCGCCGCGAAAACCCTGTCAGCTCCCGTTATCATGTCCGGCGGCAAGCCTTTTGTCCCGGTGGAGGTTTTCACCGCGCCGGAGCTGGGGGCGGCCCTGTCCCGCAGCATAGACTACAACGACACCGCCAAATCGCTTGACATAGACAAGCTGTGGCAGGTGGGCGGGCCGGACTATTCCTCGCTGGGGCCGGTAACGGAACTGTCTTTTGAACTGCGCGGCGTGTCCGGGTATGCCACGGCGCAGCCTTCCCCGTCCACGTTGGAAATCACGATTCCGGGCGCCAGCGCCCAGTCCTGCGAGACGCTGCCGGTCAACGACGGCCTTGTGGACAGGGTTTCCGTGTCCGAGGCCGGCGGCGGAGTGAAAATATCGGTTTATTTTGAAAACGAGAAGGCGGTCTGGAACGTCTCGCGCGACAGCGGCTCCCTGGCCGTGGAGGTCAGCGTTCCCGAGCTGGCCGCGGGCGCAGGCGGGGATACGGCAAAACCCCAGCCGCCCGAAGCCGCCGCGCCGCCGCATCGGGAACTGGAGACCGCCGCCACCATACAGGAACGGCTCAATATCCCGGATTCCATAGTGGACCAGTGCTCCGGCAAGAGGCTTATTGTCATAGACGCCGGGCACGGCGGCAAGGACCCGGGCGGCAGCCGCAGGCGCGGCGTGGTGGAAAAGACGCTTAACCTCGCCGTGGCAAAAGAGCTGTCCGCGCTGTTCAAAAACAACGCGGTTTTCACCGCGCTGCTGACCCGCGCGACCGATTATTTCATTCCGCTGGACGGGCGCTGCGACATAGCCAACAGCAAAACGGCGGATATGTTCGTTTCCATACACGCCAACGCGCACAAGCGCCGCTCCGAGCGCGGTTTTGAAGTCTATTTCATGTCCGAGGATGCCAAGGACCCCTGGGCCAAGCAGGTGGCCGCATCCGAAAACGCGGTGCGCGGGCTGGAGAGCGCCTCGGTCCCCAGGGAGGGGCTGCTGCTGCACTCGCTGGCGCGCGCGGAGTATATGAACGAGAGCGCGGTTCTGGCGGGGTTTATTGCCGCCTCTCTGGCCCAGAAAAGCCCCGTAAGGAACAGGGGCGTCAACCAGGCGCCGTTTTACGTGCTGCGCGGCACTTACGCGCCCGCAGTGCTGGTGGAAATGGGGTTTATGACCAATCCCAAGGAGGCCGCGCTGCTGTCCAAAGCGTCCGTGCAGAAGAAAATAGCGCAGGGCGTTTATGACGGGGTGATGGCCTATGCCAAAAGCAAAGGCTGGAACAAAAAGAAGTAG
- the holA gene encoding DNA polymerase III subunit delta produces the protein MPELDSRRFYAELEAGTIRPVYWLSGENGWERDRAAARIKAAVKPDEFNFDSFYGDRDGGADIAQAASSAPVFAERRLVLVRRAGALKADGREAVSEYLKNPLESTCLVLVAGGGEGGGRKGPRGPSLSALAAQAGAAVEFEALRPQEAQKWAAARAGEMGAKLPPEAAETLVESSGADLSALENEIAKLAAYKDGAAITSEDVLQCLGYAREAEPFALSDAISAGDGARALRAIDAALAAGEEPVVLLAMMAKYAERMLRVKIMLSAGMEQGRIAAELGVKPYYAGRLAAEGKARSERSLFAALNRLLEADAALKSSSGSPAAVLKSAALAQHFLIE, from the coding sequence ATGCCTGAACTGGACTCCCGCCGGTTTTACGCCGAGCTGGAGGCGGGGACAATACGCCCCGTCTACTGGCTTTCCGGCGAAAACGGCTGGGAACGCGACCGCGCCGCCGCCAGGATAAAGGCGGCGGTGAAACCGGACGAGTTCAATTTTGATTCCTTTTACGGAGACCGCGACGGCGGCGCAGACATCGCCCAGGCCGCCTCCTCCGCGCCGGTTTTCGCGGAGCGGCGGCTGGTGCTGGTGCGCCGCGCCGGCGCGCTGAAGGCCGACGGGCGCGAGGCCGTGTCCGAATATCTCAAAAACCCGCTGGAAAGCACCTGCCTTGTGCTTGTCGCCGGCGGAGGCGAGGGGGGAGGGCGCAAAGGCCCCAGGGGGCCGTCCCTTTCCGCCCTGGCGGCGCAGGCGGGCGCAGCGGTGGAGTTTGAGGCGCTGCGTCCTCAGGAGGCGCAGAAATGGGCTGCCGCCCGCGCCGGCGAGATGGGCGCGAAGCTGCCGCCGGAGGCGGCGGAAACCCTTGTTGAATCCTCCGGCGCGGATTTGTCCGCGCTGGAAAACGAAATCGCCAAGCTGGCCGCATACAAGGACGGCGCGGCCATAACATCCGAAGACGTGCTGCAATGCCTGGGATACGCCAGGGAGGCGGAGCCGTTTGCCCTCTCCGACGCTATTTCCGCGGGCGACGGCGCGCGCGCGCTGCGCGCCATAGACGCCGCTCTCGCGGCAGGCGAGGAGCCGGTGGTCCTGCTGGCCATGATGGCAAAATACGCGGAAAGAATGCTGCGCGTCAAGATAATGCTTTCCGCCGGGATGGAGCAGGGCCGCATCGCGGCGGAACTGGGCGTAAAGCCCTATTACGCGGGCCGCCTGGCGGCTGAAGGCAAGGCCAGAAGCGAGCGTTCGCTTTTTGCCGCGCTCAACCGGCTGCTGGAGGCGGACGCCGCGCTGAAATCCTCCTCCGGCTCCCCGGCGGCGGTGCTGAAATCCGCCGCGCTCGCACAGCATTTTCTAATTGAATAA
- the lptE gene encoding LPS assembly lipoprotein LptE: MKKIMGALLLAASALSGCADSPDVVYRPYPQILPQHVTKLAVRPFLNRTEQFGLEDAFNVQLVQTFQFDGTYPVTSEAQADGVITGEIWRYILTPTQYNAAQVSTAYKLTVLFKVRFIDVKANAVLWEEPAMEGIQIYSDSSLPGGMTELAARQAIWERMSQDIVTRAIAGFGSVSSQSERRIVGGPQNQAQPAAANASPAPAASTQPAVPAQSPGAAVPAQQPQSGVSSQPAAQPAVNAAPAAQPAAASQPPASDNSAVPVVPAQPAQ, from the coding sequence ATGAAAAAAATAATGGGAGCATTGCTTTTGGCGGCCTCCGCGCTGAGCGGCTGCGCCGACTCGCCGGATGTGGTCTACAGGCCGTATCCGCAGATACTGCCGCAGCATGTGACGAAGCTGGCCGTGCGGCCTTTCCTCAACAGGACCGAGCAGTTCGGCCTGGAAGACGCCTTTAACGTCCAATTGGTGCAGACCTTCCAGTTTGACGGCACCTATCCCGTAACCTCCGAGGCGCAGGCCGACGGCGTCATCACCGGCGAAATCTGGCGCTACATACTTACGCCCACGCAGTACAACGCGGCGCAGGTTTCCACCGCCTACAAGCTGACGGTGCTGTTCAAGGTCCGGTTTATAGACGTAAAAGCCAACGCCGTCCTGTGGGAGGAGCCGGCGATGGAAGGCATACAGATTTATTCGGACAGCTCGCTTCCCGGCGGAATGACCGAGCTTGCCGCCCGGCAGGCCATATGGGAGCGCATGTCGCAGGACATAGTAACGCGCGCCATAGCGGGTTTCGGCTCCGTCTCCAGCCAGTCGGAAAGGCGTATAGTGGGCGGGCCGCAGAATCAGGCCCAGCCCGCGGCGGCAAACGCTTCCCCCGCGCCTGCCGCTTCAACCCAGCCTGCCGTCCCGGCGCAATCCCCCGGCGCGGCGGTTCCGGCGCAGCAGCCGCAGTCCGGCGTTTCTTCGCAGCCCGCGGCGCAGCCGGCGGTGAATGCCGCTCCGGCGGCCCAGCCGGCAGCCGCCTCCCAGCCGCCGGCTTCGGACAATTCCGCCGTGCCCGTCGTTCCGGCGCAGCCGGCGCAATAG
- the leuS gene encoding leucine--tRNA ligase → MQTTRENTAFRDIDAKQQKRWNDSALFAASRKPSGKKFYSLDMFPYPSGTGLHVGHPEGYTASDILARRAMMGGADALRPMGWDAFGLPAENYAIQTGVHPEKTTKTNTDNFRRQIQMLGMAYDWGRELSTTDPAYYKWTQWIFLQLFKKGLAYESMIPINWCPSCKTGLANEEVFGGNCDRCGTAVRRKNMRQWLLKITAYADRLLAGLDGLDWPESTLAMQRNWIGRSEGAEIDFQLVKFAEKLRVFTTRPDTIYGATYMVIAPEHPLARKICAPEQRVEVENYINAAAAKSEFERSDAGREKTGVFTGAYAANPVSKKEIPVWIADYVLGGYGTGAIMAVPAHDERDWQFAEKFGLPVIEVVKGGDGKGCFCGEGTAANSPLFDGLPTARAKEKIIAFLEQNNLGCAKTTYRLRDWVFSRQRYWGEPIPIVHCEKCGPVPVPESELPLTLPPADKFQPTGEGESPLANIADWVNTKCPQCGGPGRRETNTMPQWAGSCWYYLRFIDPKNDKELCAHELQKAWLPVDCYIGGSEHAVLHLLYARFWHKFLFDIGAVSTEEPFVKLRHQGLIRSYAYRDGRGVYHPYSDIDFSSEPAKLKATGEELARSDEKMSKSKKNVVVPDSVVDEYGADVFRMYEMFMGPLEASKPWDMKGIEGVSRFVKRVYFWADGLIQNNGLGGADSGRALEVLRHKTIKKVSADIDAMCFNTAISALMIYFNELHPLQTVNAVHLETLLKLLHPFAPHITEELWQKWGREGFLVKSPWPVYDEAMLKEEEVEIAVQVNGKVRERLTISKSWDEETVRARALEKARKHIDGKTVVKVIVVPGRIASIIVK, encoded by the coding sequence ATGCAGACAACAAGGGAAAACACCGCGTTCCGCGATATAGACGCGAAACAGCAGAAACGTTGGAATGATTCGGCGTTGTTTGCCGCGTCCCGCAAGCCCTCCGGTAAAAAATTCTATTCGCTGGACATGTTCCCCTATCCCTCCGGCACGGGGCTGCATGTGGGCCATCCCGAAGGCTACACCGCCTCCGACATACTGGCCCGGCGCGCCATGATGGGCGGCGCGGACGCGCTGCGGCCCATGGGGTGGGACGCTTTCGGCCTGCCGGCGGAAAATTACGCGATTCAAACCGGCGTTCATCCCGAAAAAACCACGAAAACAAACACGGACAATTTCCGGCGGCAGATACAGATGCTGGGCATGGCCTACGACTGGGGGCGCGAATTAAGCACCACAGACCCCGCCTATTACAAATGGACGCAGTGGATTTTCTTGCAGCTTTTCAAAAAAGGCCTGGCTTACGAGAGCATGATTCCAATCAACTGGTGCCCGTCATGCAAAACCGGCCTGGCCAACGAGGAAGTTTTCGGCGGCAACTGCGACCGCTGCGGCACGGCAGTGCGCCGCAAGAACATGCGCCAGTGGCTGCTCAAAATAACCGCCTATGCCGACAGGCTGCTTGCCGGGCTGGACGGGCTGGACTGGCCCGAATCCACCCTTGCCATGCAGCGCAACTGGATAGGCCGCTCCGAAGGCGCGGAGATTGATTTCCAGCTGGTCAAATTCGCGGAGAAGCTGCGTGTTTTCACCACAAGGCCCGATACCATTTACGGCGCGACCTATATGGTCATTGCGCCGGAGCATCCGCTGGCGCGCAAAATATGCGCGCCGGAGCAGCGCGTGGAGGTTGAAAATTACATAAACGCCGCCGCCGCGAAATCGGAGTTTGAGCGCAGCGACGCCGGGCGCGAGAAAACCGGCGTCTTCACCGGCGCGTATGCGGCAAACCCGGTCAGCAAAAAAGAGATTCCCGTGTGGATCGCCGATTATGTGCTGGGCGGCTACGGCACAGGCGCCATAATGGCCGTCCCAGCCCATGACGAGCGCGACTGGCAGTTCGCCGAAAAGTTCGGCCTGCCGGTTATTGAAGTGGTCAAAGGCGGCGACGGCAAAGGCTGCTTCTGCGGCGAGGGGACGGCGGCCAACTCCCCGCTTTTTGACGGGCTGCCCACCGCGCGGGCCAAAGAAAAAATAATCGCTTTTCTGGAGCAGAACAATCTTGGCTGCGCCAAAACCACATACCGGCTGCGGGACTGGGTTTTCTCCCGCCAGCGCTACTGGGGCGAGCCTATCCCCATAGTCCATTGCGAAAAATGCGGCCCGGTCCCCGTGCCGGAAAGCGAGCTGCCGCTTACCCTGCCCCCAGCCGATAAATTCCAGCCTACCGGCGAGGGAGAATCCCCGCTGGCCAATATCGCGGACTGGGTGAACACCAAATGCCCGCAATGCGGCGGCCCCGGCAGACGCGAGACCAACACCATGCCGCAATGGGCCGGCTCGTGCTGGTATTATCTGCGTTTTATAGACCCCAAAAACGACAAAGAGCTTTGCGCTCACGAACTACAGAAAGCCTGGCTGCCGGTGGACTGCTATATAGGCGGCTCCGAACATGCGGTGCTGCATCTGCTTTACGCCCGCTTCTGGCATAAATTCCTCTTTGACATAGGCGCGGTGTCAACGGAGGAGCCTTTTGTGAAGCTGCGCCATCAGGGGCTTATACGCTCCTACGCCTACCGCGACGGGCGCGGCGTCTACCATCCGTATTCCGACATAGACTTTTCCTCCGAGCCGGCAAAACTTAAGGCGACCGGCGAGGAGCTGGCCCGTTCCGACGAGAAAATGTCCAAGTCCAAGAAAAACGTCGTCGTGCCGGATTCGGTGGTGGACGAGTACGGCGCGGATGTTTTCCGAATGTATGAAATGTTCATGGGGCCGCTTGAAGCCTCCAAGCCCTGGGACATGAAGGGAATTGAAGGCGTCTCGCGTTTCGTAAAGCGGGTGTATTTCTGGGCCGACGGGCTTATTCAGAACAACGGCCTGGGCGGCGCGGACAGCGGGCGCGCGCTGGAAGTGCTGCGGCACAAGACAATCAAAAAAGTTTCAGCCGACATAGACGCGATGTGCTTTAATACCGCCATCTCCGCGCTGATGATTTATTTTAACGAGCTGCACCCGCTCCAGACAGTGAACGCCGTTCATCTTGAGACGCTGCTGAAGCTGCTGCATCCCTTCGCGCCGCATATCACCGAGGAGCTGTGGCAGAAATGGGGCAGGGAAGGCTTTCTGGTCAAATCCCCGTGGCCGGTTTACGACGAGGCGATGCTTAAGGAGGAGGAGGTTGAAATCGCCGTGCAGGTAAACGGCAAGGTGCGCGAGAGGCTGACAATATCCAAATCATGGGACGAGGAAACGGTGCGCGCGCGCGCGCTGGAAAAAGCCCGCAAACATATAGACGGCAAAACGGTCGTCAAGGTGATAGTGGTGCCCGGCAGGATAGCCAGCATCATAGTCAAATAG
- a CDS encoding TIGR03936 family radical SAM-associated protein, protein MSDLKQYRLRARFARKGEAARLSQLEQIRLLRAAVSSCGLPCAMSGGKKRLPRMAFGPAISVGYESEAEYADICLCAPVPEREAFAKLSAACGGGFSALGVKRIPLHFPSLESLLNVAEYEVSGDFGPEPDASLERFLARPEIPVVKQKHEGPQERIDARPLIMEMKHDSGRLRLMLRFSPGRNLKPELILRAWLDREISGFAVTRKQLYWETPGGLSAP, encoded by the coding sequence TTGTCTGATTTGAAGCAGTACCGCCTGCGCGCGCGCTTTGCCCGCAAGGGCGAGGCCGCGCGCCTGAGCCAGCTGGAGCAGATACGTTTGCTGCGGGCGGCGGTGTCGTCGTGCGGGCTGCCCTGTGCCATGAGCGGCGGCAAAAAGCGTCTGCCCAGAATGGCGTTCGGGCCGGCGATTTCGGTGGGTTATGAAAGCGAAGCCGAATACGCCGACATCTGCCTCTGCGCCCCGGTCCCGGAGCGGGAGGCTTTCGCCAAACTCTCCGCCGCGTGCGGCGGCGGGTTTTCCGCGCTGGGGGTAAAGCGGATTCCGCTGCATTTCCCGTCGCTGGAATCGCTGCTCAACGTGGCGGAATATGAAGTGTCCGGGGATTTCGGGCCGGAGCCGGACGCTTCGCTGGAGCGTTTCCTGGCCCGTCCTGAAATACCGGTGGTCAAACAGAAGCACGAAGGCCCGCAGGAGCGCATAGACGCCAGACCCCTGATAATGGAGATGAAGCATGACTCCGGCAGGCTGCGCCTGATGCTGCGCTTTAGTCCGGGCCGCAACCTCAAGCCGGAACTTATACTGCGCGCGTGGCTGGACCGGGAAATATCCGGTTTCGCCGTCACCAGAAAACAGTTGTACTGGGAGACGCCGGGCGGCCTCAGCGCGCCTTAA